The Chthonomonas sp. genome includes a window with the following:
- the dnaA gene encoding chromosomal replication initiator protein DnaA: MGKQYTLDEHEESIRLRNAWEHTLKVLANEVPKAHLNKFVRPLIPISFNNGVIEMHAAGAFVAEWVRSKYLGRLQEVLGDSLGEEVTIEFHTVARDRSESSVAPAAVATSTIRADEPSFRPNPKYRFENLVVGQCNRMAVAGARAVASEPGARMNPLFIYGSSGLGKTHLMHAIAHDILQRDPRAKVSYVPAQFFAEEYVQAVQSNRIDQFRRSQRSVNVWLVDDIQSIIGRERTQEEVFHTFNYLHQLGRQIVLCADRAPRQLFSLDERLRSRFESGLLVDVQSPDTETRAAILLSKAAEESLNLSPEVALYLAGNVNGNVRVLEGALTRIAVMASLERTEITAELAKAVVEQYYQSMSHAKPGFRQVMEMVGKYYKISVAEIESPSRKAPVVHARHVAVYLMREISGDSWKHIGNQCGDRDHTSMMHAHQKISEMIERDRQFAGTITALMQDLAPN, encoded by the coding sequence ATGGGAAAACAGTACACATTGGACGAGCACGAAGAGAGCATTCGCCTGCGCAACGCATGGGAGCACACTCTCAAAGTACTCGCCAATGAGGTGCCCAAAGCGCACCTGAATAAGTTTGTTCGCCCACTTATCCCCATCTCTTTCAACAATGGTGTGATCGAGATGCACGCAGCCGGCGCGTTCGTCGCCGAGTGGGTTCGCAGCAAGTACCTGGGCCGACTGCAAGAGGTTCTTGGCGACTCACTGGGAGAGGAAGTGACCATTGAGTTCCACACCGTGGCCCGCGATCGAAGTGAGTCGTCGGTCGCGCCGGCCGCAGTGGCGACTTCCACCATTCGGGCCGACGAGCCGAGCTTCCGACCGAATCCGAAGTACCGATTCGAGAATTTGGTCGTGGGCCAGTGCAATCGCATGGCGGTCGCTGGAGCCCGAGCGGTAGCCAGTGAGCCGGGCGCACGCATGAATCCGCTCTTTATCTACGGATCTAGCGGGCTGGGAAAGACCCACCTCATGCACGCAATTGCGCACGACATTCTCCAGCGCGATCCTCGCGCCAAGGTGTCGTATGTGCCCGCCCAGTTCTTTGCCGAAGAGTACGTGCAGGCGGTGCAGTCCAACCGGATCGATCAGTTCCGCCGCAGCCAGCGCAGTGTGAACGTTTGGCTTGTGGACGATATCCAGTCGATCATTGGCCGCGAGCGCACTCAGGAAGAGGTTTTCCACACGTTCAACTATCTGCACCAACTGGGTCGCCAGATCGTGTTGTGTGCGGACCGCGCTCCCCGTCAGCTCTTCAGCTTAGATGAGCGTCTGCGGAGCCGATTCGAGTCGGGGTTGCTGGTCGATGTCCAGTCGCCGGATACCGAGACTCGCGCGGCGATCCTGCTTAGCAAGGCCGCTGAGGAAAGTCTCAACCTGTCTCCCGAGGTGGCGCTGTACCTGGCGGGCAATGTGAACGGAAACGTTCGCGTGCTCGAAGGGGCGCTCACGCGCATCGCGGTCATGGCAAGCCTTGAGCGCACCGAGATCACCGCTGAGCTCGCGAAGGCCGTCGTCGAGCAGTACTACCAATCGATGTCCCACGCCAAGCCGGGCTTCCGCCAGGTGATGGAGATGGTCGGGAAGTACTACAAAATTTCGGTGGCTGAGATCGAGAGCCCTTCACGCAAAGCGCCCGTCGTGCATGCCCGACACGTCGCCGTGTATCTCATGCGAGAGATTTCCGGCGATAGCTGGAAGCACATCGGGAACCAGTGCGGTGACCGCGACCACACCTCGATGATGCATGCGCACCAGAAGATCAGCGAAATGATCGAGCGCGATCGGCAATTTGCGGGAACCATCACTGCGTTGATGCAGGACCTAGCCCCGAACTAG
- a CDS encoding thiamine diphosphokinase — MRVLGVLAGRDVQPSRVKEWAELADWVIAADGAADMFSQLERPPHIIIGDMDSMTIESNVERIVIPDQSHSDCDKLLRHVEALGHTDITLIGLEGDRFDHVLASLSSAVHSNLGVRVILRTGQAILIRHGDVRQIAARKGQTVSLIPYPECTVEEFSGVQWPLRRVDLRLGASLSLSNVAIEPPISVSLTRGHAWLILSEPVESPAAW; from the coding sequence ATGCGCGTTTTGGGGGTACTTGCTGGTCGAGATGTCCAGCCCTCCAGGGTCAAAGAGTGGGCAGAACTGGCCGATTGGGTGATCGCTGCCGACGGTGCCGCTGACATGTTCTCCCAGTTGGAGCGCCCCCCACATATCATCATTGGCGACATGGACTCCATGACAATCGAGTCGAACGTGGAGCGGATCGTCATCCCCGATCAAAGCCATTCCGATTGCGACAAGTTGCTACGCCACGTCGAAGCACTCGGCCATACGGACATCACGCTCATCGGCCTTGAGGGCGACCGGTTTGATCATGTCCTCGCCTCCTTGAGCTCTGCGGTGCATTCCAATCTTGGCGTGCGCGTGATCTTGCGCACCGGTCAGGCCATCCTCATTCGCCATGGCGACGTGCGTCAGATCGCGGCCCGGAAGGGCCAGACGGTGTCACTTATCCCCTATCCCGAGTGCACGGTCGAGGAGTTCTCCGGAGTGCAGTGGCCACTGCGGCGAGTCGACCTACGGCTCGGCGCATCTTTGAGCCTGTCAAACGTGGCGATCGAACCACCGATCTCCGTTAGCCTCACGCGAGGGCACGCCTGGCTGATACTCAGCGAGCCGGTGGAATCACCCGCAGCATGGTGA
- a CDS encoding FHA domain-containing protein — protein MNDETVTELEETPETVQTDESIDAPVMAATAAATLTLVRNGAPTDEIFPIGASATIGRFDPSLGPIDVDLATIPEGSYVSRKHAVITCEASVWKVVDLGSSNGTFVRRADFEKVEAAELTDGTEIAFGNARFVFNVTEVTAPED, from the coding sequence ATGAACGACGAAACGGTAACAGAGCTTGAAGAAACGCCAGAAACGGTGCAAACCGATGAGTCTATTGATGCGCCCGTAATGGCCGCTACCGCGGCCGCCACGCTGACTTTGGTGCGCAACGGTGCACCGACTGACGAAATTTTCCCCATCGGCGCATCGGCGACGATTGGCCGCTTCGACCCCAGTCTTGGCCCCATCGACGTCGACCTGGCAACCATTCCCGAGGGGAGCTATGTGAGCCGCAAGCATGCCGTCATCACCTGTGAGGCAAGTGTTTGGAAGGTTGTCGATTTGGGATCGAGCAACGGCACGTTTGTTCGTCGCGCCGACTTTGAGAAGGTCGAGGCAGCTGAATTGACGGACGGCACTGAGATTGCATTTGGCAACGCACGGTTTGTCTTCAACGTCACCGAAGTCACGGCACCCGAAGATTGA
- a CDS encoding TfoX/Sxy family protein gives MVYRPLRYEQMMKAAEHLDVRARRMFNGMGIYTGEKMFAFLAGEDIGLKLCPEDLEEALLLPGAELLRTEGSSEPMKEYVRMPRNVLDNYDAFTHWVQKSAEYAQRKRMN, from the coding sequence ATGGTTTACCGGCCACTGCGATACGAGCAGATGATGAAGGCGGCCGAGCATCTTGATGTTCGTGCGCGTCGAATGTTTAACGGTATGGGCATCTATACCGGTGAGAAAATGTTTGCGTTTTTGGCTGGTGAAGACATCGGTTTGAAGCTCTGCCCCGAGGACCTTGAAGAGGCGCTCCTACTTCCCGGAGCCGAGTTGCTGCGCACCGAAGGTAGTTCGGAACCCATGAAGGAGTACGTCCGCATGCCACGCAACGTACTCGACAACTACGACGCCTTCACGCACTGGGTCCAGAAGAGCGCAGAATACGCGCAACGGAAGCGCATGAACTGA
- a CDS encoding 6-phosphofructokinase has translation MNAAIRGAVRAGLGRGVEVCGFVHGYQGIIEDEFMNLDSKSVGGIIDRGGTILRTARSKAFMTPDGRKTAYNNLLSHDIEGLVVIGGDGSLTGARTLADEFNFPVMGVPGSIDNDIAGTDFSIGFDTAVNTAMEAIDKVRDTAYSHERVFVIEVMGRRNGFIALEVGLAAGAEAVIIPEVPYSILDICDSLKAMHDRGKRSSIIVVAEGAARASDIKDFITKSTGFEARYLVLGHMQRGGSPTGFDRVLGLRLGAFAANRLISGFKGEMVGVDGSKLVSHPISYVLSSERTIEAEKLFLVEVMAR, from the coding sequence ATGAACGCTGCGATTCGTGGCGCGGTGCGTGCGGGCCTTGGGCGCGGAGTCGAGGTCTGCGGGTTCGTTCACGGCTACCAAGGGATCATCGAAGACGAGTTCATGAACCTGGACTCGAAGTCCGTCGGTGGGATCATCGACCGTGGCGGCACCATCCTACGCACCGCCCGTAGCAAGGCGTTCATGACTCCCGACGGGCGCAAGACCGCCTACAACAACCTTTTGAGCCACGACATCGAAGGGCTCGTTGTCATCGGGGGTGACGGTTCGCTCACGGGTGCTCGCACCCTCGCCGATGAGTTCAACTTCCCTGTGATGGGCGTCCCGGGTTCGATCGACAACGATATCGCGGGCACCGATTTCTCGATTGGTTTTGACACGGCCGTTAACACGGCCATGGAAGCGATTGACAAGGTTCGCGACACCGCGTACTCGCACGAGCGGGTCTTTGTCATCGAGGTTATGGGTCGGAGAAACGGCTTCATCGCCCTCGAAGTGGGGCTCGCGGCAGGTGCCGAAGCGGTCATCATCCCCGAGGTCCCCTACTCAATTCTGGACATTTGCGACTCACTGAAAGCCATGCATGATCGCGGAAAGCGGTCCAGCATCATCGTCGTCGCAGAAGGCGCGGCTCGGGCGAGCGACATCAAAGACTTCATCACCAAGAGCACAGGATTCGAGGCCCGCTACCTCGTGCTGGGGCACATGCAGCGAGGCGGGAGCCCCACTGGATTTGACCGCGTGCTTGGTCTGCGGTTGGGTGCGTTCGCCGCGAACCGCCTCATTAGCGGATTCAAAGGCGAGATGGTGGGCGTGGACGGGAGCAAACTCGTCAGCCACCCGATCAGCTACGTACTCTCCAGCGAAAGGACGATTGAGGCCGAGAAACTCTTCCTCGTTGAGGTCATGGCACGGTGA
- a CDS encoding 1-phosphofructokinase family hexose kinase, with product MILTLTLNPSVDRTLFIDTLKPGDTNRVRKVETDAGGKGINLSRVATEMGGRTTALGLVGGPHGACIHHVLHDEGVPNAFTPIAFDTRININIESDSGEPPTTFNAPGPEVSPDEWEALLLALRGHLGGATWVAMGGSLPPGVPVDAYRILGEIVSSSGKPWLLDADGDPMKLGMESGPTMVKPNSHEAARLLGHPVESDADAIGAARELHRRLGPASVAIISRGARGAVLACVEGTFLGRSPQVVARSTVGSGDSLLAGILTKRDAGAPWADALQWGLAAGAATATTGGAEIARMNVIELLYDEASVEIVH from the coding sequence GTGATCCTCACGCTCACGCTCAACCCGAGCGTGGACAGAACGTTGTTCATCGACACGCTCAAACCAGGGGACACCAATCGGGTCCGCAAAGTGGAAACCGACGCAGGTGGCAAGGGGATCAACCTCTCTCGAGTGGCGACCGAAATGGGAGGGCGTACCACGGCGCTCGGCCTCGTCGGGGGCCCCCATGGAGCATGCATCCACCACGTCCTGCACGACGAGGGTGTCCCAAACGCTTTCACCCCCATTGCTTTCGACACCCGGATTAACATCAATATCGAGAGCGACTCGGGTGAGCCGCCGACCACGTTCAACGCCCCGGGACCGGAAGTCAGCCCTGACGAATGGGAGGCACTGCTCCTTGCCCTACGCGGCCATCTGGGAGGCGCAACCTGGGTGGCAATGGGCGGGTCGCTCCCCCCTGGGGTTCCCGTCGACGCATACCGAATCCTGGGTGAGATTGTGAGTAGCAGCGGCAAGCCGTGGCTCCTTGACGCCGACGGCGATCCAATGAAGCTCGGCATGGAGTCGGGTCCGACGATGGTGAAGCCAAACAGTCACGAGGCCGCCCGACTGTTGGGCCATCCTGTCGAATCTGACGCTGATGCGATCGGCGCTGCGCGCGAACTCCATCGCAGACTGGGTCCGGCAAGTGTGGCGATCATCAGTCGCGGCGCGAGAGGGGCCGTGCTCGCGTGCGTCGAAGGTACTTTCCTCGGGCGGTCGCCCCAAGTCGTTGCGCGTAGCACCGTTGGGAGCGGCGACTCTCTCCTCGCGGGCATCCTGACGAAACGGGATGCCGGTGCGCCGTGGGCGGACGCCCTGCAATGGGGTCTGGCCGCGGGGGCCGCGACCGCAACGACCGGAGGAGCAGAGATTGCCCGTATGAATGTCATCGAGCTTTTGTACGATGAGGCGAGCGTGGAGATCGTGCATTGA
- a CDS encoding transketolase: MRDAFIDSLSRLAEQDDRILLITGDLGFGVLNDFAARFPKQFLNAGVAEQNMTLMASGMGMDGRTVFTYSIGNFPTLRALEMIRNDACYHNANVKVVCIGGGFSYGQLGISHHATEDLAILRALPNITVVAPGDDYETVEATKAITALPGTCYLRLDRASMTVESTTGEPFVLGRARTVRRGDDVTLMSTGGMLGEAMKAAELLAKQGIECSVVSMHTLKPLDTDAIRDAVENTPLLVTLEEHVVEGGLAGAVSETCLENGWIPRGFVRIGLQSKFSSIVGDQDYLRAQYGLDALAVSKRVLEKMESMVTASR; the protein is encoded by the coding sequence ATGCGAGATGCTTTTATTGATAGTTTGTCGCGACTTGCGGAGCAGGATGATCGAATCTTACTCATCACAGGAGACCTCGGCTTTGGTGTCCTGAACGATTTTGCCGCTCGATTTCCGAAGCAATTCCTGAACGCAGGGGTCGCCGAACAGAATATGACCTTGATGGCCAGCGGCATGGGCATGGACGGGCGAACCGTCTTTACTTACTCCATCGGTAACTTCCCGACCCTGCGCGCCCTGGAGATGATCCGCAACGACGCGTGCTACCACAACGCGAACGTCAAGGTGGTTTGCATCGGCGGCGGATTCAGTTACGGCCAACTCGGAATCTCGCACCACGCGACCGAGGACTTGGCCATTCTGCGCGCGCTGCCGAACATCACCGTCGTCGCCCCCGGCGATGACTACGAAACGGTCGAGGCGACCAAAGCGATCACTGCGCTCCCGGGCACTTGCTACTTGCGACTTGATCGGGCATCGATGACGGTGGAATCCACCACGGGCGAACCGTTCGTCCTCGGACGCGCGCGGACGGTGCGACGCGGCGACGACGTGACTCTCATGTCCACGGGCGGCATGCTCGGCGAAGCGATGAAGGCTGCGGAACTGCTGGCGAAGCAGGGCATCGAGTGCTCGGTCGTGAGCATGCACACGCTTAAGCCGCTGGATACCGACGCCATCCGCGACGCGGTGGAGAACACCCCCTTGCTGGTAACGCTGGAAGAGCACGTTGTGGAAGGTGGGCTTGCGGGTGCGGTCTCGGAGACCTGCCTGGAGAACGGCTGGATCCCGCGCGGATTCGTCCGGATCGGATTGCAGAGCAAATTCAGCAGCATCGTCGGTGACCAAGACTATCTGCGCGCGCAATACGGCCTCGATGCATTGGCAGTCTCGAAGAGGGTGCTGGAGAAGATGGAAAGCATGGTGACAGCAAGCCGATGA
- a CDS encoding class I SAM-dependent methyltransferase, producing the protein MSATMTDRHSAFTSVTEMPGHGSTAESLSMLVTRYTLAAELAAGRDVLDIACGPGMGLGMVAATAKSVVAGDYDPDMVAQAAATYGDRLTIRRLDAMDLDFLAESFDLVLIMESLYFMPDPKQVIRNAATVLRPGGKLLVVSANSEWTNFNPAPFSTRYLTLSEIAKEMETNGLTPDCRVGYEEQKKSLKGRILSGIRKFAVKMNLIPKTMGGKELLKRLMHGTLIPLPAELKPTDAEAHMPEPVAPTFQPVRHKVITIIGTKP; encoded by the coding sequence ATGAGCGCAACGATGACGGACCGACATTCGGCATTCACGAGCGTTACCGAGATGCCCGGCCACGGCAGTACCGCCGAAAGTCTGAGCATGCTGGTAACGCGCTACACCCTCGCTGCCGAACTCGCTGCCGGTCGCGACGTCCTCGATATTGCCTGCGGGCCGGGAATGGGGCTCGGGATGGTGGCCGCGACGGCCAAGAGCGTGGTCGCAGGAGACTATGACCCGGACATGGTCGCCCAAGCCGCAGCAACCTATGGCGATCGGTTGACCATACGTCGCTTGGATGCGATGGACCTCGATTTCCTTGCCGAGTCTTTCGACCTCGTGCTCATCATGGAGTCGCTGTACTTCATGCCCGACCCGAAGCAAGTGATCCGCAATGCAGCAACGGTTCTGCGACCCGGGGGCAAGCTGCTGGTCGTTTCGGCGAACTCGGAGTGGACGAACTTCAACCCGGCACCGTTTTCGACCCGTTACCTGACGCTGAGCGAAATCGCCAAGGAGATGGAAACGAACGGCCTGACACCCGACTGTCGGGTAGGGTACGAAGAGCAGAAGAAAAGTCTGAAGGGTCGGATCTTAAGCGGGATCCGGAAGTTCGCGGTGAAGATGAATTTGATTCCCAAAACGATGGGGGGCAAGGAGCTGCTGAAGCGTCTAATGCATGGGACGCTCATTCCACTCCCTGCCGAACTCAAGCCGACGGATGCCGAGGCGCACATGCCCGAACCCGTCGCTCCGACTTTTCAACCGGTCCGGCACAAAGTGATCACCATCATCGGCACGAAGCCGTAA
- a CDS encoding polysaccharide biosynthesis protein, which yields MNHPIRSNPENEAPRNLAAIMAKPGWRWARFFRDIATDLILIAIALVVATGLAHQFVYPDAITNLLARYGLVLSGVFGLLLLWRGAHRINARYLSMVDFVNLALVVGMGSAVFALLVRLDPTLHSYPGEILTPILFGFISLTMLSGIRVLHRHVNWQFPIGNTRKIKRRRTMIVGAGDAGDLIVREMNRSSHSEHIAVLFVDDDPSKIGLSIHGVKVVGPTAQIPYLATEFNIDDIILAIPSADGTTMRRLVELCDRAEVRLRILPPVTQIFRPEHGLKYQLREVGIEDLLRREPITADPKIAEAYISAETVLVTGGGGSIGSELARQIARLSPANLVLVGKGENSVYEIEQELIQTLGFAPTCVIADVRDRQMMENIFVAYKPTVIFHAAAHKHVPLMQGNSVEAIKNNVFGTEILCDLAVRHGVRKFVYISTDKAVRPSSVMGATKRVGEIIVRSYAQRSETQFAIVRFGNVLGSRGSLVPVLERQIRRGGPVRLTHPDMTRYFMTIPEAVQLILQAGAMGSTAELFILDMGEPIKIVDLARDLIRLHGLVPNEDIEVQFTGVRPGEKTHEELVYSDEQLEATSHPKIRVVAQPKAVNQEWLRTELEHLRELMGRGNSEELRQSLMELAWGKSTVPYQFAAVDVQLDEAEAVATEDDA from the coding sequence ATGAACCACCCAATACGAAGCAATCCGGAGAACGAAGCACCGAGGAACCTGGCGGCCATCATGGCCAAACCGGGCTGGCGATGGGCGCGCTTCTTTCGTGACATCGCAACAGACTTGATCCTTATCGCGATCGCGCTGGTCGTGGCAACGGGGCTCGCGCACCAGTTCGTGTATCCAGACGCGATCACAAATCTCCTTGCCCGTTACGGCCTGGTGTTGTCTGGCGTGTTCGGCTTGCTCCTGCTGTGGCGCGGTGCGCACCGCATCAATGCGCGCTACCTAAGCATGGTTGACTTCGTGAACCTGGCTCTGGTGGTCGGAATGGGCAGCGCGGTGTTCGCACTCCTCGTCCGCCTGGATCCGACGCTTCACAGTTACCCGGGTGAAATTCTCACGCCAATCCTCTTCGGCTTCATTTCGCTCACCATGCTGAGTGGGATTCGCGTGCTGCATCGCCACGTGAACTGGCAGTTCCCGATCGGCAACACACGCAAGATCAAGCGACGCCGCACCATGATCGTGGGCGCAGGCGACGCCGGTGACCTGATCGTCCGGGAGATGAATCGCTCGTCGCACTCCGAGCATATCGCCGTATTGTTTGTGGATGACGATCCTTCCAAGATTGGACTCTCAATCCATGGCGTGAAGGTGGTCGGCCCGACCGCGCAGATCCCTTACCTTGCGACCGAGTTCAACATCGACGACATCATCCTCGCGATCCCCTCGGCCGATGGCACCACCATGCGTCGCCTGGTTGAGCTGTGCGACCGAGCCGAAGTGCGACTTCGCATCCTCCCGCCGGTGACACAGATTTTCCGCCCCGAGCACGGCCTCAAGTACCAGTTGCGCGAAGTGGGCATCGAGGACTTGCTGCGCCGCGAACCGATCACTGCCGACCCCAAGATCGCCGAAGCCTATATTAGCGCCGAGACCGTCCTGGTCACGGGGGGTGGCGGCTCGATCGGGAGCGAGCTCGCCCGCCAGATCGCCCGCTTGTCGCCAGCAAATCTCGTGCTCGTCGGTAAGGGCGAGAACTCGGTTTACGAGATCGAGCAAGAGTTGATCCAGACGCTTGGATTCGCGCCGACGTGTGTCATCGCTGACGTCCGAGACAGGCAGATGATGGAGAACATCTTCGTCGCCTACAAGCCAACCGTCATCTTCCACGCGGCCGCTCATAAGCACGTCCCGCTTATGCAAGGGAACAGTGTCGAGGCGATCAAGAACAACGTCTTTGGCACCGAGATTCTTTGCGACCTTGCAGTGCGCCATGGTGTACGCAAGTTTGTATATATTTCTACCGACAAAGCGGTTCGACCGAGCAGCGTGATGGGCGCGACCAAGCGTGTGGGCGAAATCATCGTCCGCTCGTACGCTCAGCGCAGCGAAACGCAGTTCGCCATCGTGCGATTTGGCAACGTCTTGGGGAGCCGAGGCTCGCTTGTCCCTGTTTTGGAGCGCCAAATTCGGCGCGGTGGCCCGGTCCGACTTACGCACCCAGACATGACTCGGTACTTCATGACCATTCCCGAGGCCGTGCAACTCATCCTGCAAGCGGGAGCGATGGGATCGACTGCCGAGCTCTTCATCCTCGACATGGGCGAGCCGATCAAGATCGTCGATCTGGCTCGTGACCTCATTCGACTGCACGGGTTGGTGCCTAATGAGGACATTGAAGTGCAGTTCACCGGCGTCCGCCCGGGCGAGAAGACGCACGAAGAGTTGGTATATTCGGACGAACAACTTGAAGCGACCAGTCACCCCAAAATTCGGGTCGTGGCCCAGCCGAAGGCGGTCAACCAAGAGTGGCTACGCACGGAGCTGGAGCACCTGCGGGAGCTCATGGGGCGCGGAAACTCCGAGGAACTGCGCCAGTCGCTCATGGAGCTCGCATGGGGCAAATCGACGGTCCCGTACCAATTTGCCGCCGTTGACGTACAACTCGACGAGGCCGAGGCGGTTGCGACCGAAGACGATGCCTGA
- the dut gene encoding dUTP diphosphatase yields MPEPAIPVPVVVETGATVPGYATAGAAGADVCTKIDFVLQPMERKTVPTGLRVAVPAGYELQVRPRSGLASRLGLSMVNTPGTIDSDYRGEIGLILINLGESPIEIRAGERVAQMVLCPVARAEFTPVASLDDTERGESGFGSTGTN; encoded by the coding sequence ATGCCTGAGCCCGCCATACCCGTGCCGGTCGTCGTTGAGACGGGAGCAACCGTCCCCGGCTACGCGACCGCAGGAGCGGCAGGAGCGGACGTCTGCACAAAGATCGATTTTGTCTTGCAACCGATGGAACGAAAAACCGTTCCGACGGGTCTAAGAGTTGCTGTTCCGGCAGGCTATGAGCTGCAAGTTCGTCCGCGATCTGGGCTTGCAAGTCGGCTTGGACTCAGCATGGTAAACACGCCGGGAACCATCGACAGCGACTACCGAGGGGAGATCGGACTCATTTTGATCAACCTCGGCGAATCGCCCATCGAGATCCGGGCGGGCGAGCGCGTGGCTCAAATGGTTCTCTGTCCGGTTGCTCGGGCGGAATTCACACCGGTCGCTTCGCTCGATGACACAGAACGTGGAGAGAGTGGATTTGGCAGCACAGGAACCAACTAG
- a CDS encoding tetratricopeptide repeat protein, whose product MADADVHTGGDFQVGPELARANLQRMRGDYDGATGTCLSILKRLPGSFAAHSLLGDIYSERGDLEHASEWYELAIDLHPEDQPVREKLESIKTRIKQRHSASTSAQLGIAAPEPRVRALTWAAVVFTALVAVLAFIAGRMFKSSKVGDYTTPIAITQSASQPADEASEPPKTAAPLETPAMNKSADVPRDEILTRPLASPKPEVDLAILEKVREQLVESKRVIDAQREVRSLAIMITATASATEDLKSLCARMAADALDIVDDAPRVTMRLVSGPKMLFVADMAREDLKKLRETVNRPSDSDLVSILRNVWPVPDAAANG is encoded by the coding sequence ATGGCGGACGCGGATGTCCATACCGGCGGTGACTTCCAGGTCGGCCCGGAACTTGCTCGCGCCAACCTTCAGCGAATGCGCGGAGACTACGACGGCGCGACCGGAACCTGCCTCTCGATCCTCAAGCGCTTACCGGGCAGCTTTGCCGCGCACTCTCTTTTGGGCGACATCTATTCTGAGCGTGGAGACCTCGAGCATGCCAGCGAATGGTACGAACTCGCCATCGATCTGCACCCCGAGGACCAGCCGGTGCGCGAGAAACTGGAGTCGATCAAGACCCGCATCAAGCAGCGACACTCGGCCAGCACGAGCGCTCAGCTTGGCATCGCTGCTCCCGAACCGCGAGTGAGGGCGCTCACTTGGGCAGCCGTCGTGTTCACCGCTCTGGTGGCCGTCCTCGCGTTCATCGCGGGTCGGATGTTCAAGAGCTCGAAGGTCGGCGACTACACGACCCCCATCGCCATTACCCAGTCGGCATCTCAGCCTGCGGACGAGGCTTCGGAGCCTCCGAAGACGGCCGCTCCATTGGAAACTCCAGCGATGAACAAGTCCGCCGACGTTCCCCGTGACGAGATCCTCACGCGCCCGCTCGCCTCCCCCAAGCCGGAGGTCGACCTTGCCATCCTAGAGAAGGTGCGTGAGCAACTGGTCGAGTCCAAGCGCGTCATCGATGCTCAGCGCGAGGTGCGCTCCCTGGCGATCATGATCACCGCGACCGCCAGCGCAACCGAAGATCTGAAATCGCTGTGCGCGCGCATGGCGGCCGATGCACTGGACATCGTGGACGATGCTCCGCGAGTCACCATGCGTTTGGTGTCCGGACCCAAAATGCTTTTCGTCGCGGACATGGCCCGCGAGGATCTCAAAAAACTTCGTGAAACGGTCAATCGCCCCAGCGATTCCGACCTTGTGAGCATCTTGCGTAACGTTTGGCCTGTACCGGACGCGGCGGCAAACGGGTAA
- a CDS encoding sugar phosphate isomerase/epimerase, with the protein MRLGVQLYTLRNLLEEDLLGTLLAVRECGYRFVELAGTHGHTPKKLKTALDKAGLNPVSMHADVKLDGSNVAKLVKDAQFYGCKYVVLPWLGKEHYESGWAAVGQALEPIGQKLADVGLTLCYHNHQFEFGEDADGGIGLDNLYAAADAQFLKAEIDTYWVEYAGFEAGAEIRKVKRRMPLVHFKDLSAGEDKKECAPGSGILSWPSILFTCYEAGAEYAFVEIDNPADALAEIRSGFQFVTNLGVSY; encoded by the coding sequence ATGCGACTCGGCGTCCAACTCTACACCCTACGAAATCTGCTCGAAGAAGACTTGCTCGGCACGCTCCTGGCGGTGCGCGAGTGCGGCTATCGGTTTGTTGAGCTCGCGGGGACGCATGGACACACGCCGAAGAAGCTCAAAACCGCCTTGGACAAAGCAGGCCTGAACCCAGTCTCGATGCATGCCGACGTCAAGCTCGACGGGAGTAACGTCGCCAAGCTCGTCAAGGACGCCCAGTTCTACGGCTGCAAGTACGTGGTACTGCCGTGGCTGGGGAAGGAGCACTATGAGTCCGGTTGGGCGGCGGTGGGGCAAGCGCTTGAGCCGATCGGCCAGAAACTGGCCGACGTAGGCCTGACGCTTTGCTACCACAACCACCAGTTCGAGTTTGGCGAAGACGCTGATGGTGGGATCGGCCTCGACAACCTCTACGCAGCCGCCGATGCGCAGTTCCTAAAGGCCGAGATCGACACCTACTGGGTGGAGTACGCTGGGTTCGAGGCAGGCGCGGAAATCCGAAAGGTCAAGCGGCGGATGCCGCTCGTGCACTTCAAAGACTTGAGTGCCGGCGAGGACAAGAAGGAGTGCGCCCCCGGGAGCGGCATCTTGAGTTGGCCGTCCATCCTCTTTACCTGCTACGAAGCCGGGGCCGAGTACGCTTTTGTTGAGATCGACAATCCTGCCGATGCGCTTGCCGAAATCCGGTCCGGATTCCAGTTCGTCACGAACCTCGGCGTGAGCTACTAG